In Candidatus Desulforudis audaxviator MP104C, a genomic segment contains:
- the jag gene encoding RNA-binding cell elongation regulator Jag/EloR — MKAVEGSGRSVEEAAEEALKQLGVPRDRVEIEVLEEPSRGFLGLLGSRPARVRVVLKETVSDRARDFLEQVVAAMGVQADIVVEETDEEISVGLEGKHLGILIGRRGETLNALQYLLNLSANKDQAERKKIILDVEGYRKKREDTLVKLATKLAEKAKRRGRSVVLEPMNSQERRIIHTTLRGRDDIYTFSEGEEPFRKIIIAPRK; from the coding sequence AGGCGCTTAAACAACTCGGAGTGCCGCGCGACCGTGTCGAGATCGAAGTTCTTGAGGAGCCATCGAGGGGTTTTTTGGGTCTGCTGGGGAGTCGTCCGGCCCGGGTGCGCGTAGTCTTGAAGGAAACCGTTTCTGACCGGGCCCGGGATTTCCTGGAGCAGGTTGTCGCTGCAATGGGTGTGCAAGCGGACATCGTGGTGGAGGAGACGGACGAAGAGATTAGTGTCGGCCTGGAAGGCAAGCATTTGGGCATCCTGATCGGCAGAAGGGGTGAAACTTTGAATGCCCTGCAGTATCTGTTGAACCTGTCCGCGAACAAGGATCAGGCCGAGCGCAAGAAAATCATTCTGGATGTTGAGGGCTACCGCAAGAAGCGGGAAGATACACTGGTCAAGCTGGCCACGAAACTGGCAGAAAAGGCGAAACGGCGCGGGCGGAGCGTGGTCCTGGAACCGATGAACTCGCAGGAACGGCGGATCATCCACACGACGCTGCGGGGAAGGGACGATATCTACACCTTCAGTGAAGGAGAAGAGCCTTTCCGCAAGATCATCATCGCCCCCCGAAAGTAG